The Astatotilapia calliptera chromosome 2, fAstCal1.2, whole genome shotgun sequence genome includes a window with the following:
- the fbxo38 gene encoding F-box only protein 38 isoform X2, producing MGPRKKSNKFHALVGSSGEDLVQRLSEPKDYINELSHEVLCHIFRYLPMKDIMCMECLSRKLREAVTLYLRVVKVVDLCAGHWWEYMPSGFTDSSFLLLLKKMPDLEQLYGLHPRYLERRRIRGFEAFSIPGVLEALQACPNLLGVETSHLELVEAIWNYMPQVHILGKFRNRNGAFPIPAENKLTVPINAKIQTLHLVGVNVPEIPCVSMLRHLYLKWVRLTKPQPFKDFLCVSLRTFVMRNCAGPTNSLKYVPLITGLASARNLEQLELVRVPFLGGLIQHVVEDSWRSGGFRNLHTIAFGACKNALEVDLGYLIITAARRLHELRIQPSLTKDGVFSALKMAELEFPQFETLHLGYVDEFLLQCKMSHSELVKYGLADVIENPGIITDIGIKVVNEVFTNIKYLLIYNCPHLHNPHHWITDQSRWSRLVDLTLVRCHAIKLESFSQFVELLPSLEFICLDQMFREPPKGCARVGLSAGTGIGVSSALVSNQNSNNDNEDHHHHNEPNMPPPPINNINNQRRRQQQQHDAPAEVNGVEEEDEEDEDENMDVEPQIELKEAEAEEGDMAPGPSHQAPASQPPDEEQAGPSGLVQQCRSACANVPKPSQVISDSDSEEEEGLVSRLMPPSCLEQPASCTKGKGKTPLRRGNSVAISMAVADQPKTHAAENSCEKSCQVTSEQIKADMKAATESSRRSSGKGTTTEAVEAAARPGASGTSEDTPASRTGVRTMTGSLVRVGPAGATSGHAGGCRSVVMDATHGTAPDRAASGREGAERPSVPLSSGPASVDRVEPRGGAVKNDPRRPGPQTAQGKRQPSSAASSGSQQENFVPRRPLTRSCTRTSSVPLVSETDLSRARPRMAVRRKRMADKSTSTSDPVTEDDHVQILSLKSKNLVGITLTNCGITDLVLKDCPKMMFIHATRCRVLKHLRVESAPIVNRFDYAQCKKLDMEQVLDQILRMPPERNRIIYMRPMHQIDSVALERQLFQGPYPYHIAIVHEFSNPPNIRNKVRIRSWMDTIANISQELIKYEFFPEATRTEEDVKKFPRYPWGRDIYTLEGLVDGAPYSMITDFPWLRTLRAADPNGYSRYDFEDDESTTIYAPRRKGQLSADICMETIGEEISERRQSKRGVFQRVVVLFLHHCDTPGEPVDDDYI from the exons GTACCTGCCCATGAAGGATATCATGTGTATGGAATGTTTATCTAGAAAGCTTCGAGAAGCAGTAACTCTGTACCTGCGAGTGGTCAAGGTGGTGGACCTGTGTGCTGGTCACTGGTGGGAGTATATGCCTTCAG gCTTTACAGATAGCAGCTTTTTGCTCCTATTGAAGAAGATGCCAGATCTGGAGCAGCTGTATGGTCTCCACCCACGATACCTGGAAAGGAGACGAATCCGTGGTTTTGAGGCGTTCAGTATTCCAGGAGTCCTGGAGGCTCTGCAAGCCTGCCCAAATCTGCTG GGCGTTGAGACTTCCCACCTGGAGCTGGTGGAAGCCATTTGGAACTACATGCCCCAGGTTCACATTCTCGGAAAGTTCCGCAACCGTAACGGAGCGTTTCCCATTCCCGCTGAGAACAAACTCACCGTCCCCATAAATGCCAAGATCCAGACCCTCCATCTGGTGG GTGTGAATGTTCCCGAGATCCCCTGCGTGTCCATGCTACGGCACCTTTACCTGAAGTGGGTCCGCCTTACCAAACCACAGCCGTTTAAGGACTTTCTGTGTGTGAGCCTAAGGACCTTTGTTATGCGCAACTGTGCAGGGCCGACCAACTCTCTCAAATACGTTCCCCTGATTACCGGCTTGGCTTCAGCCCGGAACCTCGAGCAGCTGGAGCTGGTACGAGTTCCCTTCTTGGGAGGGCTGATTCAGCACGTGGTGGAGGACAGCTGGAGATCAG GAGGATTTCGGAACCTCCACACCATTGCGTTTGGAGCCTGTAAGAATGCCCTGGAGGTGGACTTGGGCTACCTCATCATAACTGCTGCTCGCAG GCTTCACGAGCTGCGTATCCAGCCTTCACTGACGAAAGATGGAGTCTTCTCAGCTCTCAAGATGGCTGAGCTGGAGTTTCCCCAGTTTGAGACTCTTCATCTGGGTTATGTGGATGAGTTTCTGCTGCAGT GTAAAATGAGCCATTCGGAGCTGGTGAAATATGGGCTGGCGGATGTTATCGAGAACCCAGGAATCATCACTGATATTGGGATCAAGGTGGTGAATGAGGTGTTCACCAATATTAAATACCTGCTAATCTACAACTGTCCTCACCTCCACAACCCTCACCACTGGATTACTG ATCAGTCCAGATGGAGCCGTCTGGTTGATCTCACTCTGGTTCGCTGTCACGCCATCAAGCTGGAGTCTTTTTCCCAGTTTGTAGAGTTGCTGCCCAGTCTGGAGTTCATCTGTCTGGACCAAATGTTTCGAGAACCACCCAAG GGCTGTGCCAGGGTGGGTCTGAGTGCAGGAACTGGGATCGGTGTGTCCTCAGCACTCGTCAGCAACCAGAACTCAAACAATGACAATGAAGACCACCATCACCACAATGAGCCAAACAtgcctcccccacccatcaacaacataaacaaccaacggcggcggcagcagcagcaacacgaTG caccaGCAGAAGTAAATGGAGTggaggaagaagatgaagaggatgaagacgAG AACATGGACGTTGAGCCTCAGATCGAGCTGAAGGAAGCAGAGGCTGAAGAAGGCGACATGGCTCCGGGGCCCAGTCACCAGGCTCCAGCATCACAGCCACCTGATGAGGAACAAGCAG GTCCCAGTGGTTTAGTCCAGCAGTGCAGATCAGCTTGTGCCAACGTGCCCAAACCTTCACAGGTCATCTCGGACTCGGACAGCGAGGAAGAGGAAGGCCTTGTTTCCAGGTTAATGCCACCTTCATGTTTGGAGCAGCCGGCCTCATGTACAAAAG GTAAAGGAAAGACTCCGCTGAGGAGGGGCAACAGTGTGGCTATATCCATGGCAGTCGCTGATCAGCCAAAGACTCACGCTGCAGAGAACAGCTGTGAGAAGAGCTGCCAGGTGACCAGTGAACAGATTAAGGCCGACATGAAGGCTGCTActgagagcagcaggaggagcagcGGTAAAGGAACTACTACTGAGGCTGTGGAGGCCGCGGCAAGACCAGGAGCTAGCGGGACATCAGAGGATACTCCAGCATCAAGGACTGGAGTAAGGACAATGACCGGCTCATTGGTCAGAGTTGGACCTGCAGGAGCCACATCGGGCCATGCGGGTGGATGTAGGAGCGTGGTGATGGATGCCACCCATGGAACAGCCCCTGACAGAGCTGCGAGTGGCAGAGAGGGCGCAGAGCGACCCTCTGTCCCTCTGAGTTCTGGTCCTGCCAGTGTGGACAGAGTGGAGCCCAGAGGTGGTGCTGTAAAAAATGATCCCAGGAGACCAGGACCTCAGACTGCTCAGGGGAAGAGGCAGCCTTCCTCTGCTGCGAGCTCAGGATCACAGCAGGAGAACTTTGTTCCAAGGCGACCTTTAACCCGATCGTGCACCCGCACGTCCTCTGTGCCGTTGGTCTCAGAGACAG ATCTTTCCAGAGCCAGGCCTCGAATGGCAGTGAGGAGGAAACGAATGGCTGACAAATCAACCAGCACTTCGGACCCGGTGACTGAGGACGACCATGTGCAG ATTTTGTCTCTGAAGAGCAAGAACCTGGTGGGAATCACTCTGACCAACTGTGGAATCACTGACCTGGTCCTTAAAGACTGCCCCAAAATGATGTTCATTCACG CTACCAGATGCCGCGTGTTAAAGCACCTGAGAGTAGAAAGTGCCCCCATAGTAAACAGATTTGACTACGCTCAGTGTAAGAAGCTAGACATGGAACAGGTCCTGGATCAGATCCTGAGAATGCCCCCTGAGAGGAATCGCATAATCTACATGCGTCCTATGCATCAG ATTGACTCGGTAGCATTGGAGCGCCAGCTGTTCCAGGGGCCGTATCCTTACCACATCGCTATAGTGCACGAATTCAGCAACCCGCCAAATATACGCAACAAAGTTCGCATTCGCAGTTGGATGGACACCATAGCTAACATCAGCCA AGAGCTAATAAAGTACGAGTTCTTCCCAGAAGCCACCAGGACAGAAGAGGATGTGAAAAAGTTTCCCAGATACCCCTGGGGCCGAGACATCTACACACTGGAGG GATTGGTGGATGGAGCGCCCTACAGCATGATAACAGACTTCCCTTGGCTCAGGACCCTGAGAGCAGCGGATCCTAACGGCTATTCCCGCTACGACTTTGAAGACGATGAAAGCA CCACTATCTACGCCCCACGGCGCAAAGGACAGCTGTCGGCTGACATCTGCATGGAGACCATTGGGGAAGAGATCTCGGAGCGGCGGCAGAGCAAAAGAGGAGTGTTTCAGAGAGTAGTGGTCCTCTTCCTTCATCACTGTGATACTCCAGGCGAACCCGTGGATGACGACTACATCTAG
- the fbxo38 gene encoding F-box only protein 38 isoform X1, with protein MGPRKKSNKFHALVGSSGEDLVQRLSEPKDYINELSHEVLCHIFRYLPMKDIMCMECLSRKLREAVTLYLRVVKVVDLCAGHWWEYMPSGFTDSSFLLLLKKMPDLEQLYGLHPRYLERRRIRGFEAFSIPGVLEALQACPNLLGVETSHLELVEAIWNYMPQVHILGKFRNRNGAFPIPAENKLTVPINAKIQTLHLVGVNVPEIPCVSMLRHLYLKWVRLTKPQPFKDFLCVSLRTFVMRNCAGPTNSLKYVPLITGLASARNLEQLELVRVPFLGGLIQHVVEDSWRSGGFRNLHTIAFGACKNALEVDLGYLIITAARRLHELRIQPSLTKDGVFSALKMAELEFPQFETLHLGYVDEFLLQCKMSHSELVKYGLADVIENPGIITDIGIKVVNEVFTNIKYLLIYNCPHLHNPHHWITDQSRWSRLVDLTLVRCHAIKLESFSQFVELLPSLEFICLDQMFREPPKGCARVGLSAGTGIGVSSALVSNQNSNNDNEDHHHHNEPNMPPPPINNINNQRRRQQQQHDAPAEVNGVEEEDEEDEDEENMDVEPQIELKEAEAEEGDMAPGPSHQAPASQPPDEEQAGPSGLVQQCRSACANVPKPSQVISDSDSEEEEGLVSRLMPPSCLEQPASCTKGKGKTPLRRGNSVAISMAVADQPKTHAAENSCEKSCQVTSEQIKADMKAATESSRRSSGKGTTTEAVEAAARPGASGTSEDTPASRTGVRTMTGSLVRVGPAGATSGHAGGCRSVVMDATHGTAPDRAASGREGAERPSVPLSSGPASVDRVEPRGGAVKNDPRRPGPQTAQGKRQPSSAASSGSQQENFVPRRPLTRSCTRTSSVPLVSETDLSRARPRMAVRRKRMADKSTSTSDPVTEDDHVQILSLKSKNLVGITLTNCGITDLVLKDCPKMMFIHATRCRVLKHLRVESAPIVNRFDYAQCKKLDMEQVLDQILRMPPERNRIIYMRPMHQIDSVALERQLFQGPYPYHIAIVHEFSNPPNIRNKVRIRSWMDTIANISQELIKYEFFPEATRTEEDVKKFPRYPWGRDIYTLEGLVDGAPYSMITDFPWLRTLRAADPNGYSRYDFEDDESTTIYAPRRKGQLSADICMETIGEEISERRQSKRGVFQRVVVLFLHHCDTPGEPVDDDYI; from the exons GTACCTGCCCATGAAGGATATCATGTGTATGGAATGTTTATCTAGAAAGCTTCGAGAAGCAGTAACTCTGTACCTGCGAGTGGTCAAGGTGGTGGACCTGTGTGCTGGTCACTGGTGGGAGTATATGCCTTCAG gCTTTACAGATAGCAGCTTTTTGCTCCTATTGAAGAAGATGCCAGATCTGGAGCAGCTGTATGGTCTCCACCCACGATACCTGGAAAGGAGACGAATCCGTGGTTTTGAGGCGTTCAGTATTCCAGGAGTCCTGGAGGCTCTGCAAGCCTGCCCAAATCTGCTG GGCGTTGAGACTTCCCACCTGGAGCTGGTGGAAGCCATTTGGAACTACATGCCCCAGGTTCACATTCTCGGAAAGTTCCGCAACCGTAACGGAGCGTTTCCCATTCCCGCTGAGAACAAACTCACCGTCCCCATAAATGCCAAGATCCAGACCCTCCATCTGGTGG GTGTGAATGTTCCCGAGATCCCCTGCGTGTCCATGCTACGGCACCTTTACCTGAAGTGGGTCCGCCTTACCAAACCACAGCCGTTTAAGGACTTTCTGTGTGTGAGCCTAAGGACCTTTGTTATGCGCAACTGTGCAGGGCCGACCAACTCTCTCAAATACGTTCCCCTGATTACCGGCTTGGCTTCAGCCCGGAACCTCGAGCAGCTGGAGCTGGTACGAGTTCCCTTCTTGGGAGGGCTGATTCAGCACGTGGTGGAGGACAGCTGGAGATCAG GAGGATTTCGGAACCTCCACACCATTGCGTTTGGAGCCTGTAAGAATGCCCTGGAGGTGGACTTGGGCTACCTCATCATAACTGCTGCTCGCAG GCTTCACGAGCTGCGTATCCAGCCTTCACTGACGAAAGATGGAGTCTTCTCAGCTCTCAAGATGGCTGAGCTGGAGTTTCCCCAGTTTGAGACTCTTCATCTGGGTTATGTGGATGAGTTTCTGCTGCAGT GTAAAATGAGCCATTCGGAGCTGGTGAAATATGGGCTGGCGGATGTTATCGAGAACCCAGGAATCATCACTGATATTGGGATCAAGGTGGTGAATGAGGTGTTCACCAATATTAAATACCTGCTAATCTACAACTGTCCTCACCTCCACAACCCTCACCACTGGATTACTG ATCAGTCCAGATGGAGCCGTCTGGTTGATCTCACTCTGGTTCGCTGTCACGCCATCAAGCTGGAGTCTTTTTCCCAGTTTGTAGAGTTGCTGCCCAGTCTGGAGTTCATCTGTCTGGACCAAATGTTTCGAGAACCACCCAAG GGCTGTGCCAGGGTGGGTCTGAGTGCAGGAACTGGGATCGGTGTGTCCTCAGCACTCGTCAGCAACCAGAACTCAAACAATGACAATGAAGACCACCATCACCACAATGAGCCAAACAtgcctcccccacccatcaacaacataaacaaccaacggcggcggcagcagcagcaacacgaTG caccaGCAGAAGTAAATGGAGTggaggaagaagatgaagaggatgaagacgAG GAGAACATGGACGTTGAGCCTCAGATCGAGCTGAAGGAAGCAGAGGCTGAAGAAGGCGACATGGCTCCGGGGCCCAGTCACCAGGCTCCAGCATCACAGCCACCTGATGAGGAACAAGCAG GTCCCAGTGGTTTAGTCCAGCAGTGCAGATCAGCTTGTGCCAACGTGCCCAAACCTTCACAGGTCATCTCGGACTCGGACAGCGAGGAAGAGGAAGGCCTTGTTTCCAGGTTAATGCCACCTTCATGTTTGGAGCAGCCGGCCTCATGTACAAAAG GTAAAGGAAAGACTCCGCTGAGGAGGGGCAACAGTGTGGCTATATCCATGGCAGTCGCTGATCAGCCAAAGACTCACGCTGCAGAGAACAGCTGTGAGAAGAGCTGCCAGGTGACCAGTGAACAGATTAAGGCCGACATGAAGGCTGCTActgagagcagcaggaggagcagcGGTAAAGGAACTACTACTGAGGCTGTGGAGGCCGCGGCAAGACCAGGAGCTAGCGGGACATCAGAGGATACTCCAGCATCAAGGACTGGAGTAAGGACAATGACCGGCTCATTGGTCAGAGTTGGACCTGCAGGAGCCACATCGGGCCATGCGGGTGGATGTAGGAGCGTGGTGATGGATGCCACCCATGGAACAGCCCCTGACAGAGCTGCGAGTGGCAGAGAGGGCGCAGAGCGACCCTCTGTCCCTCTGAGTTCTGGTCCTGCCAGTGTGGACAGAGTGGAGCCCAGAGGTGGTGCTGTAAAAAATGATCCCAGGAGACCAGGACCTCAGACTGCTCAGGGGAAGAGGCAGCCTTCCTCTGCTGCGAGCTCAGGATCACAGCAGGAGAACTTTGTTCCAAGGCGACCTTTAACCCGATCGTGCACCCGCACGTCCTCTGTGCCGTTGGTCTCAGAGACAG ATCTTTCCAGAGCCAGGCCTCGAATGGCAGTGAGGAGGAAACGAATGGCTGACAAATCAACCAGCACTTCGGACCCGGTGACTGAGGACGACCATGTGCAG ATTTTGTCTCTGAAGAGCAAGAACCTGGTGGGAATCACTCTGACCAACTGTGGAATCACTGACCTGGTCCTTAAAGACTGCCCCAAAATGATGTTCATTCACG CTACCAGATGCCGCGTGTTAAAGCACCTGAGAGTAGAAAGTGCCCCCATAGTAAACAGATTTGACTACGCTCAGTGTAAGAAGCTAGACATGGAACAGGTCCTGGATCAGATCCTGAGAATGCCCCCTGAGAGGAATCGCATAATCTACATGCGTCCTATGCATCAG ATTGACTCGGTAGCATTGGAGCGCCAGCTGTTCCAGGGGCCGTATCCTTACCACATCGCTATAGTGCACGAATTCAGCAACCCGCCAAATATACGCAACAAAGTTCGCATTCGCAGTTGGATGGACACCATAGCTAACATCAGCCA AGAGCTAATAAAGTACGAGTTCTTCCCAGAAGCCACCAGGACAGAAGAGGATGTGAAAAAGTTTCCCAGATACCCCTGGGGCCGAGACATCTACACACTGGAGG GATTGGTGGATGGAGCGCCCTACAGCATGATAACAGACTTCCCTTGGCTCAGGACCCTGAGAGCAGCGGATCCTAACGGCTATTCCCGCTACGACTTTGAAGACGATGAAAGCA CCACTATCTACGCCCCACGGCGCAAAGGACAGCTGTCGGCTGACATCTGCATGGAGACCATTGGGGAAGAGATCTCGGAGCGGCGGCAGAGCAAAAGAGGAGTGTTTCAGAGAGTAGTGGTCCTCTTCCTTCATCACTGTGATACTCCAGGCGAACCCGTGGATGACGACTACATCTAG